The Arachis hypogaea cultivar Tifrunner chromosome 16, arahy.Tifrunner.gnm2.J5K5, whole genome shotgun sequence genome contains a region encoding:
- the LOC112756462 gene encoding uncharacterized protein, with amino-acid sequence MAVTSPSLTATEKKHWWLTNRKIVDKYIKDARSLIATQEQSEIASALNLLDAALAISPRLDHALHLRARCLLYLRRYKDVADMLQDYIPSLKIASDADSSSVSSSSSDGSSREGVKLLSPEEAVRDQTFKCFSVSDLKKKVMAGLCKTCDKEGQWRYLVLGQACCHLGLMEDAMALLQTGKRLATDAFRRESVCWSDDSFSLSSIPFSADSNTTNPPPPPATPPRTPLTDAEHISQLLSHIKFLLRRRAAALAALDAGLHSEAIRHFSKILDGRRAAPQAFLAECYMHRASAYRAAGRIAESIADCNRTLALDPTCIPALDTRASLFEAIRCLPDSLHDLEHLKLLYNSILRDRKLPGPAWKRRNVRYREIPGKLCALAVKIQELKQRLASGETGNNVDYYALIGVRRGCSRSELERAHVLLTLKHKPDKATGFIERCELADDRDLDSIKEKARMSALLLYRLVQKGYTNLMSAVLDEEAAEKQRKKQAALHAAAQAHAHAHTQVMVQQKPKDPAPELNNNSIEVDNLVTDNISSNDSMESNNNKSTISSSTVNPAVFQGVFCRDLAAVGTLLSQVGFNRPIPVKYEALSC; translated from the exons ATGGCAGTCACTTCTCCCTCTCTTACCGCTACAGAAAAGAAGCACTGGTGGCTCACCAACCGGAAG ATTGTTGACAAGTACATAAAGGACGCAAGGAGTCTCATTGCGACGCAAGAACAGAGCGAGATCGCCTCGGCGCTGAACCTTCTAGACGCTGCTCTGGCGATATCACCGAGGCTGGACCATGCACTCCACCTGAGAGCACGGTGCTTGCTGTACCTGCGGCGGTACAAGGATGTCGCCGATATGCTTCAGGACTACATTCCCAGCTTGAAGATCGCCAGTGATGCTGATTCAAGTTCtgtttcctcttcttcctctgatGGGTCTTCCAGGGAAGGAGTGAAGCTTCTGTCCCCTGAGGAAGCCGTGAGGGACCAAACCTTCAAGTGCTTCTCCGTTTCCGATCTGAAGAAGAAGGTCATGGCTGGACTCTGTAAAACCTGCGACAAGGAAGGGCAATGGAG GTACTTGGTTTTGGGTCAAGCGTGCTGCCACTTAGGCCTAATGGAGGACGCAATGGCCCTCCTCCAGACCGGAAAACGCCTCGCCACCGACGCATTCCGACGAGAGAGCGTCTGCTGGTCTGATGACAGCTTCTCCCTATCCAGCATTCCCTTCTCCGCCGACTCAAACACCACAAACCCGCCTCCTCCACCTGCCACGCCACCCCGCACCCCGCTCACCGACGCCGAGCACATTTCCCAGCTCCTCAGCCACATCAAATTCCTCCTGCGGCGGCGTGCGGCGGCCCTTGCAGCTCTTGATGCGGGTCTCCACTCGGAGGCCATTCGGCATTTCTCCAAGATTCTAGATGGTCGCAGGGCTGCACCTCAGGCCTTCCTGGCAGAATGCTACATGCATAGAGCCTCCGCCTACCGCGCTGCCGGCCGCATTGCGGAGTCCATAGCGGACTGCAATCGCACCCTTGCCCTTGATCCTACCTGCATTCCAGCCCTTGACACCAGAGCTTCCCTCTTCGAAGCAATTCGCTGCCTCCCGGATTCTCTCCACGACCTCGAACACCTTAAACTTTTGTACAATTCAATTCTCAGGGACCGGAAGCTTCCTGGCCCTGCGTGGAAGCGGCGCAATGTGAGGTACAGGGAAATTCCAGGGAAGCTCTGCGCCCTTGCCGTGAAGATTCAAGAGCTGAAGCAGAGGCTGGCTTCAGGGGAGACTGGGAATAATGTAGATTACTATGCTCTGATTGGTGTGAGGCGCGGTTGTTCAAGATCTGAGTTGGAGAGGGCTCATGTGTTGCTCACTCTAAAGCATAAACCCGACAAGGCTACCGGATTCATCGAAAGGTGCGAGCTGGCCGACGACCGAGACCTTGATTCCATCAAGGAGAAGGCCAGGATGTCAGCTTTGTTGCTGTATAGGTTGGTTCAGAAAGGTTACACAAATTTGATGAGTGCCGTCTTAGATGAAGAGGCTGCTGAGAAGCAGAGGAAGAAGCAAGCTGCATTGCATGCAGCTGCACAGGCACACGCGCACGCACACACGCAAGTTATGGTGCAACAGAAACCCAAGGACCCTGCTCCTGAATTGAACAATAATAGTATTGAGGTAGATAATTTGGTCACTGATAATATCAGCAGCAATGATTCAATGGAGAGTAACAATAACAAGTCTACAATATCATCATCTACTGTGAATCCTGCAGTTTTTCAAGGTGTTTTCTGCCGCGACCTGGCGGCAGTTGGGACCTTGCTTTCGCAGGTCGGATTCAATAGGCCAATTCCGGTGAAGTATGAAGCATTGAGCTGCTAA
- the LOC112758030 gene encoding dnaJ protein ERDJ3B, whose amino-acid sequence MAHRRTKLLFILLCALCYSLNAIAGKSYYDILQVSKGASEEQIKRAYRKLALKYHPDKNQGNEEANKKFAEISNAYEVLSDSEKRNIYDRYGEEGLKQHAANGGRGGGMGMNIQDIFSSFFGGGSMEEEEKIVKGDDVIVELDASLEDLYMGGSLKVWREKNVLKPAPGKRRCNCRNEVYHKQIGPGMFQQMTEQVCEQCPNVKYVREGYFITVDIEKGMQDGQEVLFYEDGEPIIDGESGDLRFRIRTAPHDVFRREGNDLHTTVTITLVQALVGFEKTIKHLDEHLVDISTKAITKPKQVKKFKGEGMPLHMSTKKGDLYVTFEVLFPTSLTEEQKKQIQAILG is encoded by the exons ATGGCGCATCGAAGAACGAAGCTCCTTTTCATTCTTCTATGCGCTCTCTGCTATTCTCTCAATGCTATCGCCGG AAAGAGCTACTACGATATACTTCAAGTTTCCAAGGGTGCTTCGGAGGAGCAGATAAAGAGGGCGTATAGGAAGCTTGCATTGAAGTACCACCCTGATAAGAACCAGGGCAATGAAGAAGCTAATAAGAAGTTTGCTGAAATTAGCAATG CATATGAAGTGTTGTCGGATAGTGAGAAGAGAAACATTTATGACAGATATGGTGAGGAGGGTTTGAAGCAGCATGCTGCCAATGGTGGCAGAGGTGGTGGAATGGGAATGAACATCCAAGACATTTTTAGCTC TTTCTTTGGTGGTGGTTCgatggaggaggaagagaagattGTTAAAGGTGATGATGTGATTGTTGAATTGGATGCAAGCCTTGAAGATTTATACATGGGAGGTTCCTTGAAG GTTTGGAGAGAGAAAAATGTGTTAAAGCCAGCACCAGGAAAAAGGCGCTGCAACTGTAGAAATGAGGTTTATCACAAGCAAATTGGGCCTGGGATGTTTCAGCAGATGACGGAGCAG GTCTGTGAGCAGTGTCCTAATGTCAAATATGTAAGGGAGGGCTATTTTATCACCGTTGATATAGAGAAAGGCATGCAAGATGGGCAG GAGGTACTATTCTATGAGGATGGTGAGCCTATCATAGACGGAGAATCTGGAGATTTAAGG TTCCGTATCCGAACTGCACCCCATGATGTCTTCAGAAGGGAAGGCAATGATTTGCACACCACTGTCACTATAACCCTG GTTCAAGCCCTTGTTGGATTTGAGAAGACCATCAAACATCTAGATGAGCATCTGGTGGACATAAGCACAAAG GCAATTACAAAGCCAAAGCAAGTGAAGAAGTTCAAAGGGGAGGGTATGCCATTGCATATGAGCACGAAGAAAGGAGATCTTTACGTCACTTTTGAGGTTTTATTCCCCACATCACTAACGGAGGAACAAAAAAAACAGATACAAGCAATTCTTGGTTAG